Proteins from a genomic interval of Ignavibacteria bacterium:
- a CDS encoding pitrilysin family protein, protein MNFENMNEYHLDRSKPPKPGIPKDVKFPEFFETKTASGITVLVIQDNMLPVVNVRFVFKAGSFHDSIPGVSAFTVDMLSKGTSKMTATEIASKIDFYGATLSYGSDYDVNYVSIYTLKKYFDNVYNITSDIINDAIFSDEEIDRLRTQKINSILSFKDEGEYLASRAFKKFVYGKNTYANPVEGDEHTLKQINRESLINFNKNFFTSENLIIAFVGDISPDEALKYVERLEQGSQTSNVKHETKTDSQLTINNSRSKVLLVNKRDAVQSSLKVGRISKSRSDVDFFPLTIMNNILGGSFTSRINSNLRERNGYTYGARSYFELKKYSGDFSVETEVKGDITANAVNEIIFEIKRMRDEYVSDAELSIMKNYITGNFPLQLETPGAIASRVIALKLFDLEDDYYQKYISNVNAVTKEDVKKAAEEYLHPDNLVLSIAGNVKELEKQMKQFGDIEVVTI, encoded by the coding sequence ATGAATTTTGAAAATATGAACGAGTATCATCTTGACAGGAGCAAGCCGCCGAAACCGGGCATTCCAAAGGATGTAAAGTTTCCGGAATTTTTTGAGACCAAAACTGCAAGCGGCATTACAGTGCTTGTTATTCAGGACAATATGCTGCCCGTTGTAAACGTTCGATTTGTTTTTAAGGCGGGTTCATTTCATGACAGCATTCCCGGCGTATCTGCATTTACCGTTGATATGCTTTCAAAAGGCACATCGAAAATGACTGCAACTGAGATTGCTTCAAAGATTGATTTTTACGGCGCAACATTGTCTTATGGAAGTGACTATGATGTTAATTATGTCAGCATATATACTTTAAAAAAATATTTTGATAATGTATATAATATCACGAGTGATATTATAAATGATGCAATCTTCAGTGATGAAGAAATAGACCGTTTGAGAACACAAAAAATAAATTCAATACTCAGCTTTAAAGATGAAGGCGAGTATCTTGCTTCGAGAGCTTTCAAAAAATTTGTGTATGGAAAAAATACTTATGCAAATCCTGTTGAAGGTGATGAGCATACTCTCAAGCAAATAAACAGAGAATCACTCATAAACTTTAACAAGAACTTTTTTACTTCTGAAAATTTGATAATTGCGTTTGTCGGTGATATTTCTCCTGATGAAGCGTTGAAATATGTTGAGAGATTAGAGCAGGGAAGCCAAACCTCGAACGTGAAACATGAAACAAAAACAGATTCACAGTTGACAATAAACAATTCACGTTCAAAAGTTTTGCTTGTTAATAAACGCGACGCGGTTCAATCATCATTGAAAGTCGGCCGTATATCAAAAAGCAGGAGTGATGTGGACTTCTTTCCGCTCACTATTATGAATAATATTCTCGGAGGTTCATTCACTTCGAGAATAAACTCTAATCTTCGTGAAAGAAATGGATATACATACGGTGCGCGTTCATATTTTGAACTGAAAAAATATTCCGGTGATTTTTCCGTTGAGACCGAAGTCAAAGGTGATATAACTGCTAATGCCGTTAATGAAATAATATTTGAAATAAAACGGATGCGTGATGAGTATGTTAGTGATGCTGAGCTGTCAATTATGAAAAATTACATCACTGGAAATTTTCCGCTTCAGCTTGAAACTCCCGGAGCGATTGCATCACGTGTAATTGCTTTGAAACTGTTCGATTTGGAAGATGATTATTATCAAAAATATATTTCAAACGTAAACGCAGTTACGAAAGAAGACGTGAAAAAAGCCGCTGAGGAATACCTGCATCCCGATAATCTTGTCTTATCCATTGCAGGCAACGTGAAAGAACTTGAAAAACAAATGAAACAATTCGGTGATATTGAAGTAGTAACTATATAA
- the rpmC gene encoding 50S ribosomal protein L29, which translates to MKIYQIRELSTEDLRNAIQDNYDALENFRFQKATSQLENYKSLMNTKRDIARMLTILKERELGLNKDLATKEPKPKPKKEKTKTEEVKASSSSSDEEKPKKTRKPAAKKSEKTETKAKTKKAKSEN; encoded by the coding sequence ATGAAAATTTATCAAATAAGAGAATTGTCCACGGAAGATTTAAGAAACGCCATACAGGACAACTATGATGCTCTGGAAAATTTCAGATTTCAGAAAGCCACAAGCCAGCTCGAGAATTACAAATCTCTGATGAACACCAAAAGAGACATTGCAAGAATGCTTACAATATTAAAAGAAAGAGAGCTCGGACTAAACAAAGATTTGGCAACAAAAGAACCGAAACCGAAGCCGAAGAAAGAGAAAACGAAAACTGAGGAAGTAAAAGCTTCATCATCTTCATCAGATGAGGAAAAGCCAAAGAAAACAAGAAAGCCGGCTGCAAAGAAATCAGAAAAGACCGAAACAAAAGCTAAAACAAAAAAAGCGAAATCAGAAAATTAA
- the rpsS gene encoding 30S ribosomal protein S19: MSRSLKKGPHVDYKLVEKVDVLNKQNQKKVIKTWSRACTITPEFIGHTFAVHNGNKFIPVYVTENMVGHKLGEFSHTRTFRAHSGGRKEEKGG; the protein is encoded by the coding sequence ATGTCTCGATCTCTTAAAAAAGGACCGCATGTTGATTATAAGCTCGTTGAGAAAGTAGATGTTCTCAATAAGCAAAATCAGAAAAAAGTTATTAAAACCTGGTCGCGTGCCTGCACCATAACTCCCGAATTTATCGGACACACTTTCGCAGTTCATAACGGAAATAAATTTATTCCTGTTTATGTAACCGAAAATATGGTAGGACACAAGCTCGGCGAATTTTCTCATACAAGAACTTTCAGAGCTCACTCAGGCGGAAGAAAAGAAGAAAAGGGAGGATAA
- the rpsC gene encoding 30S ribosomal protein S3 has protein sequence MGQKTHPVGFRLGVINTWDSNWYDEKSFAQKLKEDSLIRNYLKKRLEKAGIAKVVIERTLKKITLTIHTSRPGFVIGKSGKEITQLESEIKSITNKDVKINVFEIKKPELSAQLVAENIGNQLSNRVSFRRAMKMAISTSMKMGAQGIKVMCSGRLGGAEIARAEQYKDGRIPLQTLRADIDYASVGAQTVYGIIGIKVWICRGEKLTKNTYQ, from the coding sequence TTGGGTCAAAAAACACATCCGGTCGGGTTTAGATTAGGCGTAATTAATACGTGGGATTCTAATTGGTACGACGAAAAATCATTCGCACAGAAGCTTAAGGAAGATTCTTTAATAAGAAACTACTTAAAGAAACGTCTTGAAAAAGCAGGAATTGCTAAAGTTGTTATCGAAAGAACTTTAAAGAAAATTACTTTAACGATTCATACTTCAAGACCGGGGTTTGTTATTGGAAAAAGCGGTAAGGAAATTACACAGCTTGAAAGCGAAATTAAATCCATCACAAACAAGGATGTGAAGATTAACGTTTTTGAAATTAAAAAACCCGAACTAAGCGCTCAGCTTGTTGCGGAAAATATCGGCAACCAGCTTTCTAATAGAGTGTCATTCAGAAGAGCAATGAAGATGGCAATTTCTACTTCGATGAAAATGGGTGCGCAGGGAATTAAAGTGATGTGCAGCGGTCGTTTAGGCGGTGCTGAAATAGCAAGAGCCGAGCAGTATAAAGACGGAAGAATTCCGCTTCAGACATTAAGAGCCGATATTGATTATGCATCGGTTGGTGCACAGACTGTTTATGGAATTATCGGTATAAAAGTTTGGATTTGCAGAGGCGAAAAGCTAACTAAAAATACTTATCAGTAA
- a CDS encoding pitrilysin family protein: MVRKIEFDEHILDNGLTCILHKNSKNPLINLTLGYKVGSKDELPGKKGIAHLFEHMMFQGSENISKTEHFTYIQKLGGNCNAFTMQDLTAYHETLPSNQIETALWLESDRMNSLNISEDNLSNQKQVVIEEKKQRYDNSPYGTALLNIYKNVFTDSPYESPVIGFEEDINSFSVDEAITFHNKYYSPQNAVLFLTGDFDDDKILKTIDAYFGNIKNKDNPDEVGKFSNRELKESKKIIVKDKITLPGLYMCYKIPEYGSFEEYTLEYLTTIISNSRSSRLYKKLVYEKNIVKSIYTAKMMLKHCGVLFFRSIVNDPKDMDYVEKSIYEELNSIAENGVSEEEFEKVKNEIEFQNVTNLFTLKSISLNNLINTLYFNDPDLINTKIDKFLEVKIDDIKKTVNDWLVKKNNFVMHYLPDKK, from the coding sequence ATGGTAAGAAAAATAGAATTTGACGAACATATTCTGGATAATGGTCTCACTTGCATCCTGCATAAGAACTCCAAGAACCCTCTAATAAATCTAACACTCGGTTATAAGGTTGGTTCCAAAGATGAACTGCCCGGGAAAAAGGGAATTGCTCATTTGTTTGAGCATATGATGTTTCAAGGATCAGAAAATATCTCAAAAACCGAACATTTTACATACATTCAGAAACTCGGAGGCAACTGCAACGCTTTTACAATGCAGGATTTGACCGCATATCATGAAACTTTGCCATCTAATCAAATTGAAACTGCTCTCTGGCTTGAATCCGACAGAATGAACTCTTTAAATATTTCTGAAGATAATCTTTCGAATCAAAAGCAGGTTGTGATTGAAGAAAAAAAGCAAAGATACGATAACTCGCCCTATGGAACTGCGTTATTAAATATATATAAAAATGTTTTTACGGATTCACCTTATGAATCGCCGGTGATTGGTTTCGAAGAAGATATTAATTCTTTTAGTGTTGACGAAGCAATAACCTTTCATAACAAATATTATTCGCCGCAGAACGCAGTGTTGTTTCTGACAGGTGATTTTGATGATGACAAGATTTTAAAAACAATCGACGCGTATTTCGGTAATATAAAGAACAAAGATAATCCCGATGAAGTGGGTAAGTTTTCAAATAGAGAATTAAAAGAATCAAAGAAGATAATAGTGAAAGACAAAATTACATTACCGGGATTGTATATGTGTTATAAGATTCCTGAGTACGGTTCATTTGAGGAGTATACATTAGAATATCTTACAACGATAATATCAAACAGCAGGAGCAGCCGGTTATATAAAAAACTTGTCTATGAAAAAAATATTGTGAAATCCATTTATACGGCAAAAATGATGCTGAAACATTGCGGTGTTTTGTTTTTCAGAAGCATTGTCAATGACCCGAAAGATATGGATTATGTTGAAAAATCAATTTATGAAGAATTAAACTCAATAGCAGAAAATGGTGTTTCAGAAGAAGAGTTTGAGAAAGTTAAAAATGAAATAGAGTTTCAAAACGTGACAAATCTTTTTACATTGAAATCAATTTCACTCAACAATCTGATTAATACTTTATATTTTAATGACCCTGATTTAATTAATACAAAAATAGATAAGTTTCTGGAAGTGAAAATTGATGACATTAAAAAAACAGTTAATGACTGGCTTGTGAAGAAAAATAATTTTGTGATGCATTATCTTCCTGACAAAAAGTAA
- the rplB gene encoding 50S ribosomal protein L2, which translates to MALRKLKPVTPATRFYSISSFEEITKSTPEKSLLAPLKKSGGRNNLGRVTSRHRGGGHKRRYRVIDFKRINAEDAKVISIEYDPNRTARIALVQYPDGAKTYIIAPDGLKVGEILNSSNDADLKPGNTLQLKSIPVGTFIHNVELKPGKGGQIVRSAGSSAQIIAKDEKYCQVKLPSGEVRLILGECKATLGVVSNPDHENISIGKAGRSRWMGKRPHVRGVAMNPVDHPMGGGEGKTSGGGHPVSPWGLPAKGYKTRKKKNISNKLIVKKRK; encoded by the coding sequence ATGGCTTTACGAAAACTGAAACCGGTAACACCGGCAACGAGATTCTATTCTATATCTTCATTCGAGGAGATTACAAAATCAACTCCGGAGAAATCACTTCTTGCTCCATTAAAAAAATCAGGCGGAAGAAATAATCTTGGTCGTGTAACTTCAAGACACAGAGGCGGAGGTCATAAAAGAAGATACCGCGTTATTGATTTTAAAAGAATCAATGCCGAAGATGCAAAAGTTATTTCAATTGAATATGACCCGAACAGAACTGCAAGAATTGCATTAGTTCAATATCCTGACGGCGCGAAGACATACATCATTGCTCCTGATGGTTTGAAAGTTGGTGAAATTCTTAACTCATCTAACGATGCAGATTTGAAACCGGGCAACACTCTTCAATTGAAAAGCATTCCTGTCGGAACGTTCATTCACAATGTTGAATTGAAACCGGGCAAAGGCGGGCAAATTGTTAGAAGCGCAGGCTCTTCAGCGCAGATAATTGCAAAAGATGAAAAATACTGTCAGGTAAAATTACCTTCAGGTGAAGTAAGATTAATATTAGGTGAATGTAAAGCAACTCTCGGAGTAGTAAGCAATCCAGACCACGAGAATATCAGCATTGGTAAAGCAGGTCGTTCAAGATGGATGGGTAAAAGACCTCACGTAAGAGGTGTTGCGATGAACCCTGTTGACCACCCGATGGGTGGTGGTGAAGGTAAAACTTCAGGCGGCGGACATCCCGTATCACCATGGGGCTTGCCTGCAAAAGGTTATAAGACAAGAAAGAAGAAAAATATTTCAAATAAATTAATCGTTAAAAAGCGTAAATAA
- the rplN gene encoding 50S ribosomal protein L14, producing MIQEETNLVVADNSGAKSVRCIRVLGGSDRRYAGVGDIIVVSVKSAIPGGTVKKGEVSRAVIVRTAKETKRRDGSFIKFDENAAVLINNQNEPKGTRIFGPVARELREKSFMKIISLAPEVI from the coding sequence ATGATACAGGAAGAAACAAATCTCGTAGTGGCTGATAACTCGGGGGCAAAATCAGTCAGATGTATAAGAGTTTTAGGCGGCTCCGACAGAAGATATGCGGGAGTTGGTGATATAATAGTAGTGTCGGTGAAATCTGCAATTCCGGGCGGAACAGTGAAAAAAGGCGAAGTTTCAAGAGCTGTAATCGTAAGAACAGCTAAAGAGACTAAAAGAAGAGACGGAAGTTTCATAAAGTTTGATGAAAACGCAGCGGTATTGATAAATAATCAGAATGAACCGAAGGGAACGAGAATTTTCGGACCTGTAGCAAGAGAGTTAAGAGAAAAATCTTTTATGAAGATTATCTCGCTTGCTCCTGAAGTAATATAA
- a CDS encoding MoxR family ATPase — protein MQSNTSDVQLVKELNLKYSELKKEIAKVIVGQESIIEQIFIAILSQGHCMLIGVPGLAKTLIVKTLSDVLDLKFNRIQFTPDLMPSDITGMEILESTREGEKAFKFIQGPIFANLLLADEINRTPPKTQSALLEAMQEHKVTAAGVTYTLDEPFFVLATQNPIEHEGTYPLPEAQLDRFMFDIRLDYPTSEQEIEIVQKTTSSYVPQVKHIFSKEEIIKFQQLVKKVPVADDVIKYTVNQVSKTRPGNPESLDFMKKYISWGAGPRASQYLILGAKTVAVLDGRYSPSIDDVKKVSKPVLRHRLIANFNAEADGVNVLDLIDRLFA, from the coding sequence ATGCAGTCAAACACTTCCGATGTTCAGCTTGTAAAAGAACTCAATTTAAAATATTCAGAGCTTAAAAAAGAAATTGCGAAAGTAATAGTAGGGCAGGAGTCCATTATAGAGCAGATTTTCATTGCCATTCTTTCGCAGGGGCATTGCATGTTAATTGGTGTTCCCGGTCTTGCAAAAACTCTTATCGTAAAAACGCTTTCTGATGTTCTTGATTTGAAGTTCAACCGCATTCAGTTCACACCTGATTTGATGCCGTCTGATATTACAGGTATGGAAATTCTTGAGTCAACCCGCGAAGGTGAAAAAGCATTTAAATTTATTCAAGGACCAATTTTTGCAAACTTACTTCTTGCAGATGAAATAAATAGAACTCCGCCGAAGACACAATCGGCGCTTCTTGAAGCGATGCAGGAACATAAGGTAACTGCCGCGGGAGTTACATATACTCTCGATGAACCTTTCTTTGTTCTTGCAACACAAAACCCGATTGAACACGAAGGAACATATCCGCTTCCCGAAGCACAGCTCGACAGGTTTATGTTTGACATTCGTCTTGACTATCCGACATCCGAACAGGAAATCGAAATCGTTCAGAAGACTACAAGCTCGTATGTCCCGCAGGTTAAACATATTTTCTCAAAGGAAGAGATTATAAAATTTCAACAGCTTGTAAAGAAAGTTCCTGTTGCTGATGATGTGATTAAATACACCGTAAACCAAGTTTCAAAAACCCGTCCGGGAAATCCCGAATCTCTCGATTTCATGAAAAAATATATAAGCTGGGGTGCAGGTCCGAGAGCATCGCAGTACCTAATACTCGGAGCAAAAACAGTTGCCGTTCTCGACGGCAGATACTCACCAAGCATAGACGACGTGAAGAAAGTCTCAAAGCCAGTTCTTCGCCATCGTCTCATCGCAAACTTCAACGCCGAAGCCGACGGAGTGAACGTGCTGGATTTGATAGATAGATTGTTTGCATAA
- a CDS encoding pitrilysin family protein translates to MLLHQDKKIPVVTVQTMFHVGSKDEAENKSGLAHLFEHLMFEGSPNIPAGQFDMLLNQRGGDSNAYTTWDVTSYHLTLPSQELEFALWLDTDRYYGFNINETELETQKKVVREEKNTHIDNSPYGSLEEESAKRLFTTSGYRRPIIGYMNDVDKLTLKDLKDFFETNYSANNAVLSISGDIDYDNATELVYKYYSNLKNSDKLNKKSYFEKEINGEIRDVIYDNIQLPAVFIIYRVPKFGSKEWYSFKLIAKILAEGDSSFLNKALVYDSQMLNEIFIHAMGIEDVSIFSINGFLDLSSNPDEVITEIDKYVSKIKSGDFSDEHLVKAKNKIETDLYKTNYLQRSISDKLCYYSTVLDNPGLINTEIKKYLNVTKDDIVEMSNKYLDNSKRVVLTYLPKD, encoded by the coding sequence GTGCTTTTACATCAGGACAAAAAAATTCCGGTTGTGACTGTGCAGACAATGTTCCATGTCGGTTCAAAGGATGAAGCAGAAAACAAATCGGGACTTGCTCATTTGTTCGAGCATCTGATGTTTGAGGGAAGTCCTAACATTCCTGCGGGACAATTCGATATGTTGTTAAATCAGCGGGGCGGTGACAGCAATGCATATACGACATGGGATGTTACCAGCTATCATTTAACTCTACCTTCGCAGGAACTTGAGTTTGCATTATGGCTGGATACGGACAGGTATTATGGATTTAACATAAATGAAACTGAACTTGAGACTCAGAAGAAAGTTGTGCGTGAGGAAAAGAATACTCACATCGATAACTCGCCTTATGGCTCACTTGAAGAAGAGAGCGCAAAAAGATTATTCACTACATCAGGGTACAGACGTCCGATTATCGGATATATGAATGATGTTGATAAATTGACGCTTAAAGATTTAAAAGATTTTTTTGAAACAAACTACTCGGCAAATAATGCGGTGCTTTCAATTTCGGGAGATATTGATTATGATAACGCTACTGAGCTTGTTTATAAATATTATTCGAATTTAAAAAATTCAGATAAGCTGAACAAAAAATCATATTTTGAAAAAGAAATAAACGGTGAAATTCGTGATGTAATTTATGACAATATTCAGCTTCCTGCCGTATTCATAATATATAGAGTGCCGAAGTTTGGAAGCAAGGAGTGGTACTCGTTTAAACTAATTGCAAAAATTCTTGCAGAAGGCGACAGCTCGTTTTTGAACAAAGCATTGGTTTATGATTCTCAGATGCTGAATGAAATTTTTATTCACGCAATGGGTATTGAAGACGTGAGCATATTCTCGATTAACGGATTCCTGGATTTGAGCTCAAATCCGGATGAGGTTATAACTGAAATAGATAAGTATGTTTCAAAGATTAAATCGGGTGATTTTTCAGATGAACATCTTGTAAAAGCAAAAAATAAGATTGAAACCGATTTATACAAAACAAATTATCTGCAAAGAAGCATATCGGATAAGCTATGTTATTATTCGACGGTGCTTGATAACCCAGGTTTGATAAATACGGAAATAAAAAAATATCTGAACGTTACGAAAGATGATATTGTTGAAATGTCAAACAAGTATCTCGATAATTCGAAACGCGTAGTTTTAACTTACCTTCCAAAAGATTAA
- the rplX gene encoding 50S ribosomal protein L24, whose protein sequence is MKKRIQNSTKPRLKTKLKKNDTVKVISGNDRNATGKILYIDREKGRVIVEGVNIISRHTRPNQKNQQGGIVKREAPIHISNVMLMDPKSNEPTRIGMRLIDDETTGKTKRMRYGKKSDEIILS, encoded by the coding sequence ATGAAAAAGAGAATACAAAACAGCACGAAACCAAGACTTAAAACTAAGCTGAAGAAAAATGATACCGTTAAGGTTATTTCCGGCAACGACAGAAATGCTACCGGAAAGATTTTATATATAGACAGAGAAAAAGGAAGAGTTATTGTTGAAGGTGTAAACATAATAAGCAGGCACACAAGACCGAATCAAAAAAATCAGCAGGGTGGGATTGTAAAAAGAGAAGCGCCGATTCATATTTCAAACGTGATGCTGATGGACCCTAAATCAAATGAGCCGACAAGAATCGGGATGCGTTTGATTGATGATGAGACAACAGGAAAAACCAAGAGAATGAGATACGGAAAGAAATCAGATGAAATCATTCTTTCATAA
- the rplV gene encoding 50S ribosomal protein L22 — translation MEARAIKRFVRSSPRKMRLIVDLIRNKNVEEAEGILKFSKKYSAGIVSSVLLSAYSNLVNKLDTGKVSKNEVIVKEAFVDGGPVLKRMLPAPQGRAFRIRKRTAHLTLIVENNEQETVAVTTTNNKTKNS, via the coding sequence ATGGAAGCACGTGCAATTAAAAGATTTGTAAGAAGCTCACCGCGCAAGATGAGATTAATTGTTGACCTCATCAGGAATAAGAATGTAGAAGAAGCTGAAGGAATTTTGAAGTTTTCAAAAAAATATTCAGCGGGAATTGTCTCAAGTGTATTGCTTTCTGCATACTCTAATTTGGTTAACAAGCTTGATACAGGTAAGGTTAGTAAAAATGAGGTGATTGTTAAAGAAGCATTTGTTGACGGCGGACCCGTTTTAAAGAGAATGCTTCCTGCTCCTCAGGGAAGAGCTTTCAGAATAAGAAAAAGAACAGCGCATTTAACTCTTATAGTTGAAAACAACGAACAAGAAACTGTTGCTGTAACTACTACTAATAATAAAACAAAAAATTCATAA
- the rplP gene encoding 50S ribosomal protein L16 yields MLMPKRVKFRKAHRGNRRGNAQRGSMVDFGSYGLKALEAGWVTDRQIEAARVALTRHMKRDGKVWIRIFPDKPVTKKPAETRMGKGKGAPEYWVAVILPGRIMFEVDGVSETIASEALKLAAHKLAIKTKFVKRID; encoded by the coding sequence ATGTTAATGCCCAAAAGGGTAAAATTCAGAAAAGCCCACAGAGGAAACAGAAGAGGAAACGCTCAGAGAGGTTCGATGGTTGATTTCGGAAGCTATGGCTTAAAAGCCCTTGAAGCAGGATGGGTAACCGACAGACAAATCGAAGCAGCAAGAGTGGCTTTGACTCGTCACATGAAAAGAGACGGAAAAGTATGGATAAGAATATTTCCGGATAAGCCCGTAACAAAGAAACCTGCTGAAACCCGTATGGGTAAAGGTAAAGGAGCACCTGAGTACTGGGTAGCAGTGATTTTACCGGGCAGAATTATGTTTGAAGTTGACGGTGTTTCGGAAACAATTGCTTCGGAAGCATTAAAGCTTGCTGCGCATAAACTCGCAATCAAAACAAAGTTTGTAAAAAGAATAGACTAA
- the rpsQ gene encoding 30S ribosomal protein S17, whose amino-acid sequence MTEATTNTKDTTVKRSQRKTRIGKVTSNKMDKTITVAFEIRVQHPLYKKFFKKTTKFKAHDEKNECGIGDTVKIMETRPLSKDKRWRLVEIIEKAK is encoded by the coding sequence ATGACTGAAGCAACAACAAATACTAAAGATACTACTGTAAAAAGAAGCCAGAGAAAAACCAGGATAGGAAAAGTTACAAGCAATAAAATGGATAAAACCATTACAGTTGCTTTTGAAATTCGCGTTCAGCATCCTTTGTATAAAAAGTTTTTCAAGAAGACTACAAAGTTTAAAGCTCATGATGAAAAGAACGAATGCGGAATCGGCGACACTGTGAAGATTATGGAAACAAGACCGCTAAGCAAAGATAAAAGATGGCGGCTGGTTGAAATCATAGAAAAAGCTAAATAG